In Pongo pygmaeus isolate AG05252 chromosome 13, NHGRI_mPonPyg2-v2.0_pri, whole genome shotgun sequence, one genomic interval encodes:
- the ENDOG gene encoding endonuclease G, mitochondrial, with product MRVLRAGLTLALGAGLGAAAEGWRRRREDTRTAPGLLGRLPVLPVAAAAELPPVPGGPRGPGELAKYGLPGLAQLKSRESYVLCYDPRTRGALWVVEQLRPERLRGDGDRRECDFREDDSVHAYHRATNSDYRGSGFDRGHLAAAANHRWSQKAMDDTFYLSNVAPQVPHLNQNAWNNLEKYSRSLTRSYQNVYVCTGPLFLPRTEADGKSYVKYQVIGKNHVAVPTHFFKVLILEAAGGQIELRAYVMPNAPVDEAIPLERFLVPIESIERASGLLFVPNILARAGSLKAITAGSK from the exons ATGCGGGTGTTGCGGGCCGGCCTGACCCTGGCGTTGGGCGCGGGGCTGGGTGCGGCCGCCGAGggctggcggcggcggcgggaggaCACGCGGACGGCGCCGGGACTGCTGGGCCGGCTGCCCGTGCTGCCCGTGGCAGCGGCAGCCGAGTTGCCCCCTGTGCCCGGGGGACCCCGCGGCCCGGGCGAGCTGGCCAAGTACGGGCTGCCGGGGCTGGCGCAGCTCAAGAGCCGCGAGTCGTACGTGCTGTGCTACGACCCGCGCACCCGCGGCGCGCTCTGGGTGGTGGAGCAGCTGCGACCCGAGCGTCTCCGCGGCGACGGCGACCGGCGCGAGTGCGACTTCCGCGAGGACGACTCGGTGCACGCGTACCACCGTGCCACCAACTCCGACTACCGGGGCAGTGGCTTCGACCGCGGCCACCTGGCCGCCGCCGCCAACCACCGCTGGAGCCAGAAGGCCATGGACGACACGTTCTACCTGAGCAACGTCGCGCCCCAG GTGCCCCACCTCAACCAGAATGCCTGGAACAACCTGGAGAAATACAGCCGCAGCTTGACCCGCAGCTACCAAAACGTCTATGTCTGCACAGGGCCACTCTTCCTGCCCAG GACAGAGGCTGATGGGAAATCCTACGTAAAGTACCAGGTCATCGGCAAGAACCACGTGGCAGTGCCCACACACTTCTTCAAGGTGCTGATCCTGGAGGCAGCAGGTGGGCAAATTGAGCTCCGCGCCTACGTGATGCCCAATGCACCTGTGGACGAGGCCATCCCACTGGAGCGCTTCCTGGTGCCCATCGAGAGCATTGAGCGGGCTTCGGGGCTGCTCTTTGTGCCAAACATCCTGGCGCGGGCAGGCAGCCTCAAGGCCATCACAGCGGGCAGTAAGTGA